One genomic segment of Rhinolophus sinicus isolate RSC01 linkage group LG11, ASM3656204v1, whole genome shotgun sequence includes these proteins:
- the VPS9D1 gene encoding VPS9 domain-containing protein 1 isoform X4 — protein sequence MAAAAGDGAVKPLQCAMKLANGAIELDTGNQPREAYTEYLRSIHYISQVLLEEVEITKEDGETMPPDTLKMLKLAEQCLERAQSTAAKLGKACLKPAIPVAAPVSLPTSRHRRVYSDEGGKLLPFLPPEIFQRLQVVESQSSKKELTPLEEASLQNQKLKATYEARMARLDPSQATQKTSLTLSLQRQMMENLVIAKAREETLHRKMEERRLRLQEAANRRFCSQVALTPEEREQRALYAAILEYEQDHDWPKHWKAKLKRSPGDLSLVTSLVSHLLSVPDHPISQLLKKLQCAVYRALYPVVSRGAAAASAPGCCSLPPDADGLLAPGSRRLRPSQSLYCMLCPPEPSPAQGPADGPPASPPTPQLHPGAPDRGADGSPKGPPSPLAGKDSSFEDLEQFLATSERWGLGPGGRPEPQTPGLKDEPLLEQLRSTVEDIHNAIGFSKNQRGRLDSSPGPSFSPWAPEPCGRLLSVTLLAFEGLNTAVSKDRCLACIEEPFFSPLWPLLLTLYRSVHRSREAALSRSMELYRNAPPAAIGIPTKLLPQDPEAAGTSTYPYCAAAQELGLLVLESCPQKKLECIVRALRVICACAEGYYRAQEPALEAGPQPGAAAIGADDLLPILSFVVLRSRLPQLVSECAALEEFIHEGYLIGEEGYCLTSLQSALSYVELLPRGALGK from the exons ATGGCCGCTGCGGCCGGGGACGGCGCGGTGAAGCCGCTGCAGTGCGCCATGAAGCTAGCCAACGGGGCCATCGAGCTGGACACCGGCAACCAGCCCCGG GAGGCATATACAGAATACCTGAGGAGTATCCACTACATCTCTCAGGTGTTGCTGGAAGAAGTGGAAATCACCAAAG AAGATGGGGAGACCATGCCCCCAGACACCTTGAAGATGCTGAAGCTGGCAGAGCAGTGTCTGGAGAGGGCCCAGTCGACAGCTGCCAAGCTTG GGAAAGCATGCCTGAAGCCAGCCATACCTGTGGCTGCTCCTGTGTCCTTGCCTACCAGTCGACACCGTCGGGTGTACTCAGATGAAGGGGGGAAGCTCCTCCCGTTTCTGCCACCTGAGATCTTCCAGAGGCTTCAGGTGGTCGAGTCGCAAAGCTCTAAGAA GGAGCTGACACCCTTGGAGGAGGCCTCCCTACAGAATCAGAAGCTGAAAGCCACGTATGAGGCCCGGATGGCCCGCCTGGACCCCAGCCAGGCCACGCAGAAGACATCGCTG ACTCTGTCCCTTCAGCGGCAGATGATGGAGAACCTGGTGATCGCTAAAGCTCGGGAGGAGACA CTGCACAGGAAGATGGAGGAGCGCCGGCTGCGGCTCCAGGAAGCCGCCAACAG GAGGTTCTGCAGTCAGGTCGCCCTGACCCCGGAGGAGCGGGAGCAGCGAGCGCTCTACGCTGCCATCCTGGAGTACGAGCAAGACCAC GACTGGCCGAAGCACTGGAAGGCCAAGCTCAAGAGGAGCCCTGGGGACCTGTCGCTGGTGACCAGCCTGGTGTCCCACCTGCTCAG TGTGCCGGACCACCCCATCTCGCAGCTCCTAAAGAAGCTCCAGTGTGCGGTGTACCGGGCCCTATACCCCGTCGTGAGCAGGGGCGCTGCGGCCGCCTCGGCCCCCGGCTGCTGCTCCCTGCCCCCGGACGCTGACGGGCTGCTGGCACCTGGAAGCCGGCGGCTGCGGCCGTCGCAGAGCCTCTACTGCATGCTGTGCCCCCCGGAGCCCAGCCCGGCCCAGGGGCCCGCGGACGGGCCCCCTGCCagtccccccacaccccagctcCACCCAGGCGCCCCAGACAGAGGGGCGGACGGCAGCCCTAAGGGGCCTCCCTCACCCCTGGCGGGCAAGGATAGCTCCTTTGAAGACTTGGAGCAGTTCTTGGCTACTTCTGAGAGGTGGGGCCTCGGCCCTGGGGGGCGGCCTGAGCCTCAGACCCCAGGGCTGAAGGACGAGCCGTTGCTGGAGCAGCTGAGGAGCACCGTGGAGGACATACACAACGCCATCG GATTTTCTAAGAACCAGCGAGGGAGGCTTGACAGTAGTCCAGGACCTTCATTCTCACCTTGGGCCCCAGAGCCCTGTGGCAG GCTGCTCTCGGTGACGCTCCTGGCCTTCGAAGGCCTGAACACGGCCGTCTCCAAGGACCGCTGCCTGGCCTGCATCGAGGAGCCCTTCTTCTCCCCACTGTGGCCCCTGCTGCTGACCCTCTACAG GAGTGTGCACCGGTCCCGCGAGGCTGCCCTGagcaggagcatggagctctacaGGAACGCACCCCCGGCCGCCATCGGCATCCCCaccaagctgctgccccaggacCCTGAGGCCGCGGGGACCAGCACCTACCCCTACTGTGCCGCAGCCCAGGAGCTGGGGCTGCTGGTGCTGGAGAGCTGCCCCCAGAAGAAGCTGGAGTGCATCG TGCGTGCCCTGCGGGTCATCTGTGCCTGTGCTGAGGGTTACTACCGGGCCCAGGAGCCTGCGCTTGAGGCTGGACCACAGCCAGGCGCTGCTGCCAT CGGCGCTGATGACCTGCTACCCATCCTGTCTTTCGTGGTGCTGAGAAGCAGGCTTccccagctggtgtcagagtGCGCTGCCCTGGAGGAATTCATCCACGAGGG GTATCTGATTGGAGAGGAGGGCTACTGCCTGACATCACTGCAGAGCGCCTTGAGCTACGTGGAACTGCTGCCCCGGGGGGCCCTGGGCAAGTAG
- the VPS9D1 gene encoding VPS9 domain-containing protein 1 isoform X3 has protein sequence MAAAAGDGAVKPLQCAMKLANGAIELDTGNQPREAYTEYLRSIHYISQVLLEEVEITKEDGETMPPDTLKMLKLAEQCLERAQSTAAKLGKACLKPAIPVAAPVSLPTSRHRRVYSDEGGKLLPFLPPEIFQRLQVVESQSSKKELTPLEEASLQNQKLKATYEARMARLDPSQATQKTSLRQMMENLVIAKAREETLHRKMEERRLRLQEAANRRFCSQVALTPEEREQRALYAAILEYEQDHDWPKHWKAKLKRSPGDLSLVTSLVSHLLSVPDHPISQLLKKLQCAVYRALYPVVSRGAAAASAPGCCSLPPDADGLLAPGSRRLRPSQSLYCMLCPPEPSPAQGPADGPPASPPTPQLHPGAPDRGADGSPKGPPSPLAGKDSSFEDLEQFLATSERWGLGPGGRPEPQTPGLKDEPLLEQLRSTVEDIHNAIGLEPRMAGDFQIPSKDFLRTSEGGLTVVQDLHSHLGPQSPVADRLLSVTLLAFEGLNTAVSKDRCLACIEEPFFSPLWPLLLTLYRSVHRSREAALSRSMELYRNAPPAAIGIPTKLLPQDPEAAGTSTYPYCAAAQELGLLVLESCPQKKLECIVRALRVICACAEGYYRAQEPALEAGPQPGAAAIGADDLLPILSFVVLRSRLPQLVSECAALEEFIHEGYLIGEEGYCLTSLQSALSYVELLPRGALGK, from the exons ATGGCCGCTGCGGCCGGGGACGGCGCGGTGAAGCCGCTGCAGTGCGCCATGAAGCTAGCCAACGGGGCCATCGAGCTGGACACCGGCAACCAGCCCCGG GAGGCATATACAGAATACCTGAGGAGTATCCACTACATCTCTCAGGTGTTGCTGGAAGAAGTGGAAATCACCAAAG AAGATGGGGAGACCATGCCCCCAGACACCTTGAAGATGCTGAAGCTGGCAGAGCAGTGTCTGGAGAGGGCCCAGTCGACAGCTGCCAAGCTTG GGAAAGCATGCCTGAAGCCAGCCATACCTGTGGCTGCTCCTGTGTCCTTGCCTACCAGTCGACACCGTCGGGTGTACTCAGATGAAGGGGGGAAGCTCCTCCCGTTTCTGCCACCTGAGATCTTCCAGAGGCTTCAGGTGGTCGAGTCGCAAAGCTCTAAGAA GGAGCTGACACCCTTGGAGGAGGCCTCCCTACAGAATCAGAAGCTGAAAGCCACGTATGAGGCCCGGATGGCCCGCCTGGACCCCAGCCAGGCCACGCAGAAGACATCGCTG CGGCAGATGATGGAGAACCTGGTGATCGCTAAAGCTCGGGAGGAGACA CTGCACAGGAAGATGGAGGAGCGCCGGCTGCGGCTCCAGGAAGCCGCCAACAG GAGGTTCTGCAGTCAGGTCGCCCTGACCCCGGAGGAGCGGGAGCAGCGAGCGCTCTACGCTGCCATCCTGGAGTACGAGCAAGACCAC GACTGGCCGAAGCACTGGAAGGCCAAGCTCAAGAGGAGCCCTGGGGACCTGTCGCTGGTGACCAGCCTGGTGTCCCACCTGCTCAG TGTGCCGGACCACCCCATCTCGCAGCTCCTAAAGAAGCTCCAGTGTGCGGTGTACCGGGCCCTATACCCCGTCGTGAGCAGGGGCGCTGCGGCCGCCTCGGCCCCCGGCTGCTGCTCCCTGCCCCCGGACGCTGACGGGCTGCTGGCACCTGGAAGCCGGCGGCTGCGGCCGTCGCAGAGCCTCTACTGCATGCTGTGCCCCCCGGAGCCCAGCCCGGCCCAGGGGCCCGCGGACGGGCCCCCTGCCagtccccccacaccccagctcCACCCAGGCGCCCCAGACAGAGGGGCGGACGGCAGCCCTAAGGGGCCTCCCTCACCCCTGGCGGGCAAGGATAGCTCCTTTGAAGACTTGGAGCAGTTCTTGGCTACTTCTGAGAGGTGGGGCCTCGGCCCTGGGGGGCGGCCTGAGCCTCAGACCCCAGGGCTGAAGGACGAGCCGTTGCTGGAGCAGCTGAGGAGCACCGTGGAGGACATACACAACGCCATCG GGTTGGAGCCCAGGATGGCAGGTGACTTCCAGATCCCTTCCAAGGATTTTCTAAGAACCAGCGAGGGAGGCTTGACAGTAGTCCAGGACCTTCATTCTCACCTTGGGCCCCAGAGCCCTGTGGCAG ACAGGCTGCTCTCGGTGACGCTCCTGGCCTTCGAAGGCCTGAACACGGCCGTCTCCAAGGACCGCTGCCTGGCCTGCATCGAGGAGCCCTTCTTCTCCCCACTGTGGCCCCTGCTGCTGACCCTCTACAG GAGTGTGCACCGGTCCCGCGAGGCTGCCCTGagcaggagcatggagctctacaGGAACGCACCCCCGGCCGCCATCGGCATCCCCaccaagctgctgccccaggacCCTGAGGCCGCGGGGACCAGCACCTACCCCTACTGTGCCGCAGCCCAGGAGCTGGGGCTGCTGGTGCTGGAGAGCTGCCCCCAGAAGAAGCTGGAGTGCATCG TGCGTGCCCTGCGGGTCATCTGTGCCTGTGCTGAGGGTTACTACCGGGCCCAGGAGCCTGCGCTTGAGGCTGGACCACAGCCAGGCGCTGCTGCCAT CGGCGCTGATGACCTGCTACCCATCCTGTCTTTCGTGGTGCTGAGAAGCAGGCTTccccagctggtgtcagagtGCGCTGCCCTGGAGGAATTCATCCACGAGGG GTATCTGATTGGAGAGGAGGGCTACTGCCTGACATCACTGCAGAGCGCCTTGAGCTACGTGGAACTGCTGCCCCGGGGGGCCCTGGGCAAGTAG
- the VPS9D1 gene encoding VPS9 domain-containing protein 1 isoform X7: MAAAAGDGAVKPLQCAMKLANGAIELDTGNQPREAYTEYLRSIHYISQVLLEEVEITKDGETMPPDTLKMLKLAEQCLERAQSTAAKLGKACLKPAIPVAAPVSLPTSRHRRVYSDEGGKLLPFLPPEIFQRLQVVESQSSKKELTPLEEASLQNQKLKATYEARMARLDPSQATQKTSLTLSLQRQMMENLVIAKAREETLHRKMEERRLRLQEAANRRFCSQVALTPEEREQRALYAAILEYEQDHDWPKHWKAKLKRSPGDLSLVTSLVSHLLSVPDHPISQLLKKLQCAVYRALYPVVSRGAAAASAPGCCSLPPDADGLLAPGSRRLRPSQSLYCMLCPPEPSPAQGPADGPPASPPTPQLHPGAPDRGADGSPKGPPSPLAGKDSSFEDLEQFLATSERWGLGPGGRPEPQTPGLKDEPLLEQLRSTVEDIHNAIDRLLSVTLLAFEGLNTAVSKDRCLACIEEPFFSPLWPLLLTLYRSVHRSREAALSRSMELYRNAPPAAIGIPTKLLPQDPEAAGTSTYPYCAAAQELGLLVLESCPQKKLECIVRALRVICACAEGYYRAQEPALEAGPQPGAAAIGADDLLPILSFVVLRSRLPQLVSECAALEEFIHEGYLIGEEGYCLTSLQSALSYVELLPRGALGK, encoded by the exons ATGGCCGCTGCGGCCGGGGACGGCGCGGTGAAGCCGCTGCAGTGCGCCATGAAGCTAGCCAACGGGGCCATCGAGCTGGACACCGGCAACCAGCCCCGG GAGGCATATACAGAATACCTGAGGAGTATCCACTACATCTCTCAGGTGTTGCTGGAAGAAGTGGAAATCACCAAAG ATGGGGAGACCATGCCCCCAGACACCTTGAAGATGCTGAAGCTGGCAGAGCAGTGTCTGGAGAGGGCCCAGTCGACAGCTGCCAAGCTTG GGAAAGCATGCCTGAAGCCAGCCATACCTGTGGCTGCTCCTGTGTCCTTGCCTACCAGTCGACACCGTCGGGTGTACTCAGATGAAGGGGGGAAGCTCCTCCCGTTTCTGCCACCTGAGATCTTCCAGAGGCTTCAGGTGGTCGAGTCGCAAAGCTCTAAGAA GGAGCTGACACCCTTGGAGGAGGCCTCCCTACAGAATCAGAAGCTGAAAGCCACGTATGAGGCCCGGATGGCCCGCCTGGACCCCAGCCAGGCCACGCAGAAGACATCGCTG ACTCTGTCCCTTCAGCGGCAGATGATGGAGAACCTGGTGATCGCTAAAGCTCGGGAGGAGACA CTGCACAGGAAGATGGAGGAGCGCCGGCTGCGGCTCCAGGAAGCCGCCAACAG GAGGTTCTGCAGTCAGGTCGCCCTGACCCCGGAGGAGCGGGAGCAGCGAGCGCTCTACGCTGCCATCCTGGAGTACGAGCAAGACCAC GACTGGCCGAAGCACTGGAAGGCCAAGCTCAAGAGGAGCCCTGGGGACCTGTCGCTGGTGACCAGCCTGGTGTCCCACCTGCTCAG TGTGCCGGACCACCCCATCTCGCAGCTCCTAAAGAAGCTCCAGTGTGCGGTGTACCGGGCCCTATACCCCGTCGTGAGCAGGGGCGCTGCGGCCGCCTCGGCCCCCGGCTGCTGCTCCCTGCCCCCGGACGCTGACGGGCTGCTGGCACCTGGAAGCCGGCGGCTGCGGCCGTCGCAGAGCCTCTACTGCATGCTGTGCCCCCCGGAGCCCAGCCCGGCCCAGGGGCCCGCGGACGGGCCCCCTGCCagtccccccacaccccagctcCACCCAGGCGCCCCAGACAGAGGGGCGGACGGCAGCCCTAAGGGGCCTCCCTCACCCCTGGCGGGCAAGGATAGCTCCTTTGAAGACTTGGAGCAGTTCTTGGCTACTTCTGAGAGGTGGGGCCTCGGCCCTGGGGGGCGGCCTGAGCCTCAGACCCCAGGGCTGAAGGACGAGCCGTTGCTGGAGCAGCTGAGGAGCACCGTGGAGGACATACACAACGCCATCG ACAGGCTGCTCTCGGTGACGCTCCTGGCCTTCGAAGGCCTGAACACGGCCGTCTCCAAGGACCGCTGCCTGGCCTGCATCGAGGAGCCCTTCTTCTCCCCACTGTGGCCCCTGCTGCTGACCCTCTACAG GAGTGTGCACCGGTCCCGCGAGGCTGCCCTGagcaggagcatggagctctacaGGAACGCACCCCCGGCCGCCATCGGCATCCCCaccaagctgctgccccaggacCCTGAGGCCGCGGGGACCAGCACCTACCCCTACTGTGCCGCAGCCCAGGAGCTGGGGCTGCTGGTGCTGGAGAGCTGCCCCCAGAAGAAGCTGGAGTGCATCG TGCGTGCCCTGCGGGTCATCTGTGCCTGTGCTGAGGGTTACTACCGGGCCCAGGAGCCTGCGCTTGAGGCTGGACCACAGCCAGGCGCTGCTGCCAT CGGCGCTGATGACCTGCTACCCATCCTGTCTTTCGTGGTGCTGAGAAGCAGGCTTccccagctggtgtcagagtGCGCTGCCCTGGAGGAATTCATCCACGAGGG GTATCTGATTGGAGAGGAGGGCTACTGCCTGACATCACTGCAGAGCGCCTTGAGCTACGTGGAACTGCTGCCCCGGGGGGCCCTGGGCAAGTAG
- the VPS9D1 gene encoding VPS9 domain-containing protein 1 isoform X2 has protein sequence MAAAAGDGAVKPLQCAMKLANGAIELDTGNQPREAYTEYLRSIHYISQVLLEEVEITKDGETMPPDTLKMLKLAEQCLERAQSTAAKLGKACLKPAIPVAAPVSLPTSRHRRVYSDEGGKLLPFLPPEIFQRLQVVESQSSKKELTPLEEASLQNQKLKATYEARMARLDPSQATQKTSLTLSLQRQMMENLVIAKAREETLHRKMEERRLRLQEAANRRFCSQVALTPEEREQRALYAAILEYEQDHDWPKHWKAKLKRSPGDLSLVTSLVSHLLSVPDHPISQLLKKLQCAVYRALYPVVSRGAAAASAPGCCSLPPDADGLLAPGSRRLRPSQSLYCMLCPPEPSPAQGPADGPPASPPTPQLHPGAPDRGADGSPKGPPSPLAGKDSSFEDLEQFLATSERWGLGPGGRPEPQTPGLKDEPLLEQLRSTVEDIHNAIGLEPRMAGDFQIPSKDFLRTSEGGLTVVQDLHSHLGPQSPVADRLLSVTLLAFEGLNTAVSKDRCLACIEEPFFSPLWPLLLTLYRSVHRSREAALSRSMELYRNAPPAAIGIPTKLLPQDPEAAGTSTYPYCAAAQELGLLVLESCPQKKLECIVRALRVICACAEGYYRAQEPALEAGPQPGAAAIGADDLLPILSFVVLRSRLPQLVSECAALEEFIHEGYLIGEEGYCLTSLQSALSYVELLPRGALGK, from the exons ATGGCCGCTGCGGCCGGGGACGGCGCGGTGAAGCCGCTGCAGTGCGCCATGAAGCTAGCCAACGGGGCCATCGAGCTGGACACCGGCAACCAGCCCCGG GAGGCATATACAGAATACCTGAGGAGTATCCACTACATCTCTCAGGTGTTGCTGGAAGAAGTGGAAATCACCAAAG ATGGGGAGACCATGCCCCCAGACACCTTGAAGATGCTGAAGCTGGCAGAGCAGTGTCTGGAGAGGGCCCAGTCGACAGCTGCCAAGCTTG GGAAAGCATGCCTGAAGCCAGCCATACCTGTGGCTGCTCCTGTGTCCTTGCCTACCAGTCGACACCGTCGGGTGTACTCAGATGAAGGGGGGAAGCTCCTCCCGTTTCTGCCACCTGAGATCTTCCAGAGGCTTCAGGTGGTCGAGTCGCAAAGCTCTAAGAA GGAGCTGACACCCTTGGAGGAGGCCTCCCTACAGAATCAGAAGCTGAAAGCCACGTATGAGGCCCGGATGGCCCGCCTGGACCCCAGCCAGGCCACGCAGAAGACATCGCTG ACTCTGTCCCTTCAGCGGCAGATGATGGAGAACCTGGTGATCGCTAAAGCTCGGGAGGAGACA CTGCACAGGAAGATGGAGGAGCGCCGGCTGCGGCTCCAGGAAGCCGCCAACAG GAGGTTCTGCAGTCAGGTCGCCCTGACCCCGGAGGAGCGGGAGCAGCGAGCGCTCTACGCTGCCATCCTGGAGTACGAGCAAGACCAC GACTGGCCGAAGCACTGGAAGGCCAAGCTCAAGAGGAGCCCTGGGGACCTGTCGCTGGTGACCAGCCTGGTGTCCCACCTGCTCAG TGTGCCGGACCACCCCATCTCGCAGCTCCTAAAGAAGCTCCAGTGTGCGGTGTACCGGGCCCTATACCCCGTCGTGAGCAGGGGCGCTGCGGCCGCCTCGGCCCCCGGCTGCTGCTCCCTGCCCCCGGACGCTGACGGGCTGCTGGCACCTGGAAGCCGGCGGCTGCGGCCGTCGCAGAGCCTCTACTGCATGCTGTGCCCCCCGGAGCCCAGCCCGGCCCAGGGGCCCGCGGACGGGCCCCCTGCCagtccccccacaccccagctcCACCCAGGCGCCCCAGACAGAGGGGCGGACGGCAGCCCTAAGGGGCCTCCCTCACCCCTGGCGGGCAAGGATAGCTCCTTTGAAGACTTGGAGCAGTTCTTGGCTACTTCTGAGAGGTGGGGCCTCGGCCCTGGGGGGCGGCCTGAGCCTCAGACCCCAGGGCTGAAGGACGAGCCGTTGCTGGAGCAGCTGAGGAGCACCGTGGAGGACATACACAACGCCATCG GGTTGGAGCCCAGGATGGCAGGTGACTTCCAGATCCCTTCCAAGGATTTTCTAAGAACCAGCGAGGGAGGCTTGACAGTAGTCCAGGACCTTCATTCTCACCTTGGGCCCCAGAGCCCTGTGGCAG ACAGGCTGCTCTCGGTGACGCTCCTGGCCTTCGAAGGCCTGAACACGGCCGTCTCCAAGGACCGCTGCCTGGCCTGCATCGAGGAGCCCTTCTTCTCCCCACTGTGGCCCCTGCTGCTGACCCTCTACAG GAGTGTGCACCGGTCCCGCGAGGCTGCCCTGagcaggagcatggagctctacaGGAACGCACCCCCGGCCGCCATCGGCATCCCCaccaagctgctgccccaggacCCTGAGGCCGCGGGGACCAGCACCTACCCCTACTGTGCCGCAGCCCAGGAGCTGGGGCTGCTGGTGCTGGAGAGCTGCCCCCAGAAGAAGCTGGAGTGCATCG TGCGTGCCCTGCGGGTCATCTGTGCCTGTGCTGAGGGTTACTACCGGGCCCAGGAGCCTGCGCTTGAGGCTGGACCACAGCCAGGCGCTGCTGCCAT CGGCGCTGATGACCTGCTACCCATCCTGTCTTTCGTGGTGCTGAGAAGCAGGCTTccccagctggtgtcagagtGCGCTGCCCTGGAGGAATTCATCCACGAGGG GTATCTGATTGGAGAGGAGGGCTACTGCCTGACATCACTGCAGAGCGCCTTGAGCTACGTGGAACTGCTGCCCCGGGGGGCCCTGGGCAAGTAG
- the VPS9D1 gene encoding VPS9 domain-containing protein 1 isoform X8 — protein sequence MPPDTLKMLKLAEQCLERAQSTAAKLGKACLKPAIPVAAPVSLPTSRHRRVYSDEGGKLLPFLPPEIFQRLQVVESQSSKKELTPLEEASLQNQKLKATYEARMARLDPSQATQKTSLTLSLQRQMMENLVIAKAREETLHRKMEERRLRLQEAANRRFCSQVALTPEEREQRALYAAILEYEQDHDWPKHWKAKLKRSPGDLSLVTSLVSHLLSVPDHPISQLLKKLQCAVYRALYPVVSRGAAAASAPGCCSLPPDADGLLAPGSRRLRPSQSLYCMLCPPEPSPAQGPADGPPASPPTPQLHPGAPDRGADGSPKGPPSPLAGKDSSFEDLEQFLATSERWGLGPGGRPEPQTPGLKDEPLLEQLRSTVEDIHNAIGLEPRMAGDFQIPSKDFLRTSEGGLTVVQDLHSHLGPQSPVADRLLSVTLLAFEGLNTAVSKDRCLACIEEPFFSPLWPLLLTLYRSVHRSREAALSRSMELYRNAPPAAIGIPTKLLPQDPEAAGTSTYPYCAAAQELGLLVLESCPQKKLECIVRALRVICACAEGYYRAQEPALEAGPQPGAAAIGADDLLPILSFVVLRSRLPQLVSECAALEEFIHEGYLIGEEGYCLTSLQSALSYVELLPRGALGK from the exons ATGCCCCCAGACACCTTGAAGATGCTGAAGCTGGCAGAGCAGTGTCTGGAGAGGGCCCAGTCGACAGCTGCCAAGCTTG GGAAAGCATGCCTGAAGCCAGCCATACCTGTGGCTGCTCCTGTGTCCTTGCCTACCAGTCGACACCGTCGGGTGTACTCAGATGAAGGGGGGAAGCTCCTCCCGTTTCTGCCACCTGAGATCTTCCAGAGGCTTCAGGTGGTCGAGTCGCAAAGCTCTAAGAA GGAGCTGACACCCTTGGAGGAGGCCTCCCTACAGAATCAGAAGCTGAAAGCCACGTATGAGGCCCGGATGGCCCGCCTGGACCCCAGCCAGGCCACGCAGAAGACATCGCTG ACTCTGTCCCTTCAGCGGCAGATGATGGAGAACCTGGTGATCGCTAAAGCTCGGGAGGAGACA CTGCACAGGAAGATGGAGGAGCGCCGGCTGCGGCTCCAGGAAGCCGCCAACAG GAGGTTCTGCAGTCAGGTCGCCCTGACCCCGGAGGAGCGGGAGCAGCGAGCGCTCTACGCTGCCATCCTGGAGTACGAGCAAGACCAC GACTGGCCGAAGCACTGGAAGGCCAAGCTCAAGAGGAGCCCTGGGGACCTGTCGCTGGTGACCAGCCTGGTGTCCCACCTGCTCAG TGTGCCGGACCACCCCATCTCGCAGCTCCTAAAGAAGCTCCAGTGTGCGGTGTACCGGGCCCTATACCCCGTCGTGAGCAGGGGCGCTGCGGCCGCCTCGGCCCCCGGCTGCTGCTCCCTGCCCCCGGACGCTGACGGGCTGCTGGCACCTGGAAGCCGGCGGCTGCGGCCGTCGCAGAGCCTCTACTGCATGCTGTGCCCCCCGGAGCCCAGCCCGGCCCAGGGGCCCGCGGACGGGCCCCCTGCCagtccccccacaccccagctcCACCCAGGCGCCCCAGACAGAGGGGCGGACGGCAGCCCTAAGGGGCCTCCCTCACCCCTGGCGGGCAAGGATAGCTCCTTTGAAGACTTGGAGCAGTTCTTGGCTACTTCTGAGAGGTGGGGCCTCGGCCCTGGGGGGCGGCCTGAGCCTCAGACCCCAGGGCTGAAGGACGAGCCGTTGCTGGAGCAGCTGAGGAGCACCGTGGAGGACATACACAACGCCATCG GGTTGGAGCCCAGGATGGCAGGTGACTTCCAGATCCCTTCCAAGGATTTTCTAAGAACCAGCGAGGGAGGCTTGACAGTAGTCCAGGACCTTCATTCTCACCTTGGGCCCCAGAGCCCTGTGGCAG ACAGGCTGCTCTCGGTGACGCTCCTGGCCTTCGAAGGCCTGAACACGGCCGTCTCCAAGGACCGCTGCCTGGCCTGCATCGAGGAGCCCTTCTTCTCCCCACTGTGGCCCCTGCTGCTGACCCTCTACAG GAGTGTGCACCGGTCCCGCGAGGCTGCCCTGagcaggagcatggagctctacaGGAACGCACCCCCGGCCGCCATCGGCATCCCCaccaagctgctgccccaggacCCTGAGGCCGCGGGGACCAGCACCTACCCCTACTGTGCCGCAGCCCAGGAGCTGGGGCTGCTGGTGCTGGAGAGCTGCCCCCAGAAGAAGCTGGAGTGCATCG TGCGTGCCCTGCGGGTCATCTGTGCCTGTGCTGAGGGTTACTACCGGGCCCAGGAGCCTGCGCTTGAGGCTGGACCACAGCCAGGCGCTGCTGCCAT CGGCGCTGATGACCTGCTACCCATCCTGTCTTTCGTGGTGCTGAGAAGCAGGCTTccccagctggtgtcagagtGCGCTGCCCTGGAGGAATTCATCCACGAGGG GTATCTGATTGGAGAGGAGGGCTACTGCCTGACATCACTGCAGAGCGCCTTGAGCTACGTGGAACTGCTGCCCCGGGGGGCCCTGGGCAAGTAG